One part of the Acidobacteriota bacterium genome encodes these proteins:
- a CDS encoding O-acetyl-ADP-ribose deacetylase, protein MFHRIEVHQGDITKLVVDAIVNAANSSLLGGGGVDGAIHRAAGPDLVFDCRLLGGCPTGQAKITKGYRLPAKFIIHTVGPVWNGGHQGEPELLALCYQNSLKLAAANDVKTIAFPAISCGIYGYPIQQATAIALAETCQFLKTHDCPAKVFFTCFESSVYQAYQDELQKISHLNLP, encoded by the coding sequence ATGTTTCACCGAATCGAAGTTCACCAGGGCGATATCACCAAACTGGTGGTAGATGCGATTGTCAACGCGGCGAACAGTTCGCTGCTGGGTGGTGGCGGGGTGGATGGTGCCATCCATCGGGCGGCTGGCCCCGATTTGGTCTTTGACTGTCGCCTTCTGGGTGGATGCCCAACCGGACAAGCCAAAATCACCAAAGGCTACCGGCTACCAGCAAAATTTATCATTCATACCGTTGGCCCCGTTTGGAATGGTGGTCATCAGGGTGAACCGGAACTGTTGGCCCTGTGTTATCAAAACAGCTTGAAACTCGCCGCCGCCAATGACGTGAAAACGATTGCGTTCCCGGCAATCAGTTGTGGGATCTATGGTTATCCAATCCAACAAGCAACTGCAATCGCCCTGGCGGAAACCTGTCAGTTTCTCAAAACCCATGACTGTCCGGCTAAAGTATTCTTCACCTGTTTTGAATCCTCTGTATATCAAGCCTATCAAGATGAACTTCAAAAAATCTCCCATCTCAACCTCCCCTGA